The Spirochaetales bacterium region GACCGGTTCCCCGCCCTCCATAATAGCCACGCATGAATTGGTTGTACCAAGATCAATACCTATGATTCTTCCCATAAAGCCTTATCCTCCTTGTTTTTCATCATTATGAGATTCGTTTTTTATATGATCGGTATTATTATTTTCGTCTTCTTTTTTGACGGGTTGCGCGACCTTCACTTTGGCCGGACGCAATACCCTGTCGAAAAAGAGGTATCCTTTCTGATAATCCTCGATCACCGTCGAGATATCGTGCCTGCCGCTCTCCTCGGCCGCGATCGCCAGATGTTTGTCGGGATCGAACACCTCCCCGACCGATTCGAACCGTTTGACACTCCATTTTTTTTCGAGAATACTCACCAGCTGCTTTTCTATAAGAATGATACCGTCATGTAACGCGGTAAAATCCTTTGATTCTTCCGATGACTTGATCGCACGCTCAAAATCATCGATTATGGTCAAAATATCGAGAAGAAGCAATTGATTGGCGAATTTGATCGCTTCTTCCTTTTCCTTCATGAGCCGTTTCCTGAAATTTTCATAATCGGCCTGTTTTCTTAAGAGCTGGTCTTTTAATGAACTGTTTTCTTCTTCCAGGTCCTGTATTCGTTTCTGATAACGAAAAAGCCCGCTTTCCCCCCCGGCACTTTCTTCGTATTCATTTTTGCCGGTAAATCCGTCCGTCGATCCGGTTTCTTCACCGTTTCCGTTGTTCTCAAGGCCGTTATCGCCGGAGTCTCCGTTTCCGGCCGCTTTTTCTTCTTTTAATAATCCTTCATCCGGTATATTGTTTTTGTTATCTGCTTCTTCTTTTTTAGACATATCCTCCCTCGCCGCTCCTTTAAAAAAAGTAGTAAGATATTCCACGTGCTCCTATCGTTTTCCATTACTATAGTATAACTCGATTACAAAAGTAAACCCCTTATCGACAATACATCGGCATTTCCATTTTATTTAGGTATAAGATAATAAGTTGATTTATAATAAGTCAATACCCTTTTCGGTCCCCGCACTACGACTCGATGCCAAAAATAAAAAAAATTACAATAGCCGCGGCCAGATATATCCCGTACAAAGAAACTAAAACGATTCCCTTCCAGCGTTCAAACCTGTATCCCAGTCGGGCGAAAACGAGCATGCTTCCCACTATGACGAACATGGCGGGAAACGAGAAGAAAATCATGTTCAGCGACACGGTGATCGGATTGGCGGCCGATGCTGCTCCGATTATCCAGAGCATATTGAGAATATCTGCGCCCAGGATATCGCCGAGCGCGAGGTCGCCGTGGCCTTTGCGTGACGCCACGATCGCCGTCGCGATTTCAGGCAATGACGTGCCGATTGCAACGATGGTAAGACCGATAATCGCTTCCGACACCATGAAAATACACGCTATATTTTTTGCCGATTCGACGAGGAAATCACTCGCGACAATCACTCCGGCCACACCGATAAAAAATCTTCCGAACTGCAGGGCAACCCCCCCCGGTTTTACATGTTCTTCGACCTCGTCATCCAGAAGCGCGTTCTTCCCGGCATTCCTCCTCTTTTTTTCTGAAAGAAACACCCAGAGAAGGTAGGCGACGAGGATCACCAGAAGAACGATTCCCTCCCACCGGTCGATCGTCCCGTTGAAGGCCAGTATAAAAGCGATTATATCGATCGCGACCAGAAAAAGACCGAAACGTTTGAGAATTTTTGAATCGACTGCAATCGCCACCGGTGCGACAATAATGCCGAGGCCGAGGGCGAAGGCGTCGTCGACGATAACGGAACCAACGGCGTTTCCCAGCGCAATTTCGGGAAGCCCCCGCAACGCCGATATAAGCGAAACGGTAAACTCGGGTGCCGTCGTCGCGAATCCGACAAGGACAATCCCGATGACGATCTTTGGAATCCGTAAAAGGACGGCGAGCGCGACCGAACCGTCGACAAGAAAATCGGCACTCCTTGCAAGCAGGTAAAAACTCCCGGCGAGGATAATGAGATTGATGATGATATTGTCGGCGGGAATATTAAACAGCGATGACACGAACGTCCCTCTTTCTGTCGATGTGATATAATGAGTCCGCAGATCTCATAAAAAGTCATGAAACATTATGCTCGATAACAGCAAAGCATCTCCAAAGGATAATGAAATAACCGGATTGTGACAAGAGGCTATCATAAAAAACCTGGCTCATCCCTTAGAAAAGACCAAGCCCCGAAAGAACGAGTGAAATACCGGCCACACATGCCGTTTCCGTTCTCAAAACACGGGTGCCGAGGCGGGCTAAAACGAATCCCCCGTTCAGAAGCATTCGGCGTTCGGAAGCGGACCAGCCGTTTTCCGGTCCGACGGCAAGCACACAGCAGGGGGATGAAAATGTGAAAGAAGAAAGCGCGATTGTGGCTTCATAATT contains the following coding sequences:
- a CDS encoding calcium/sodium antiporter, with translation MSSLFNIPADNIIINLIILAGSFYLLARSADFLVDGSVALAVLLRIPKIVIGIVLVGFATTAPEFTVSLISALRGLPEIALGNAVGSVIVDDAFALGLGIIVAPVAIAVDSKILKRFGLFLVAIDIIAFILAFNGTIDRWEGIVLLVILVAYLLWVFLSEKKRRNAGKNALLDDEVEEHVKPGGVALQFGRFFIGVAGVIVASDFLVESAKNIACIFMVSEAIIGLTIVAIGTSLPEIATAIVASRKGHGDLALGDILGADILNMLWIIGAASAANPITVSLNMIFFSFPAMFVIVGSMLVFARLGYRFERWKGIVLVSLYGIYLAAAIVIFFIFGIES
- the grpE gene encoding nucleotide exchange factor GrpE: MSKKEEADNKNNIPDEGLLKEEKAAGNGDSGDNGLENNGNGEETGSTDGFTGKNEYEESAGGESGLFRYQKRIQDLEEENSSLKDQLLRKQADYENFRKRLMKEKEEAIKFANQLLLLDILTIIDDFERAIKSSEESKDFTALHDGIILIEKQLVSILEKKWSVKRFESVGEVFDPDKHLAIAAEESGRHDISTVIEDYQKGYLFFDRVLRPAKVKVAQPVKKEDENNNTDHIKNESHNDEKQGG